A genomic region of Equus caballus isolate H_3958 breed thoroughbred chromosome 1, TB-T2T, whole genome shotgun sequence contains the following coding sequences:
- the OR6B13 gene encoding olfactory receptor family 6 subfamily B member 13 has product MSARDNHSEVTEFILVGFPGSRGLHMCLLVLFLLVYTLTITENVVIVAVIRASPPLHKPMYVFLSNLSFLEVWYISVTVPKMLLSLAGPKFRHISFSGCMAQLYFFLALACTECALLGVMAFDRYVAICSPLRYPIVMSPGLCSLLAAGSWLSGFTISLGKVFFISRLGYCGPNIMNHFFCDVSPLLNLACSDMSVAELVDFLLALLILLGPLLLTVFSYSAILGTVLHIQSVPGRHKAFSTCASHLAVVVIFYSASLFIYARPRAIYSFDLNKLVSVVYTVLTPLLNPIIYCLRNREVKEALRRAGQRAAQALSASS; this is encoded by the coding sequence ATGTCAGCCAGGGACAACCACTCGGAAGTGACCGAGTTCATCCTGGTGGGCTTCCCGGGCTCGAGGGGCCTCCACATGTGCCTGCTGGTGCTGTTCCTGCTGGTCTATACGCTGACCATCACAGAGAACGTGGTTATTGTCGCCGTGATCCGCGCCAGCCCCCCGCTGCACAAGCCCATGTACGTCTTCCTCAGCAACCTGTCCTTCCTGGAGGTGTGGTACATCTCTGTCACCGTGCCCAAGATGCTGCTCAGCCTGGCGGGGCCCAAGTTCCGCCACATCTCCTTCTCAGGCTGCATGGCGCAGCTGTACTTCTTCCTGGCGCTGGCCTGCACCGAGTGTGCGCTCCTGGGCGTCATGGCCTTCGACCGCTACGTGGCCATCTGCAGTCCCCTGCGCTACCCAATCGTCATGAGTCCTGGCCTCTGCAGCCTCCTGGCGGCCGGCTCCTGGCTCTCAGGCTTCACCATCTCCCTGGGGAAGGTCTTCTTCATCTCACGCCTGGGCTACTGCGGCCCCAACATCATgaaccacttcttctgtgacgtGTCCCCCCTGCTGAACCTGGCGTGCTCTGACATGTCTGTGGCCGAGCTTGTGGACTTTCTCCTGGCGCTGCTCATCCTCCTGGGGCCGCTGCTGCTCACCGTCTTCTCTTACAGCGCCATCCTTGGCACCGTGCTGCACATCCAGTCCGTCCCCGGCCGGCAcaaggccttctccacctgcGCCTCCCACCTGGCCGTGGTGGTCATCTTCTACTCCGCCTCCCTCTTCATCTACGCCCGGCCGCGTGCCATCTACTCCTTTGACCTCAACAAGCTGGTGTCCGTGGTCTACACGGTGCTCACGCCCCTgctcaaccccatcatctacTGCCTGCGGAACCGGGAGGTCAAGGAGGCGCTGCGCAGGGCAGGGCAGCGGGCGGCCCAGGCCCTGAGCGCCTCCTCCTAG